The sequence GCTGTTCGTGTTCGACCGGCCGTTCCTGTCCGGGACGCCCATCGCGTTTCCCCGGCTGGCGTTCATGTACCAGGGCGTGCGGGACCTCGCCGCCGCGCGCCGGGCGCCCACGCACGCGCGGGTGGGCGCGGTCGCCGGGGAGCTCGCGGCGTTCGCGCGCGCTTACGGGGCGGGGGAACTGCACGTCACGCGGAACTTCACGCCGGAATTCACGCGCATCCTCGCGGGCGTGCGCGCCGCGCACCCGGACCTGCGGCTGGTCGTGCACGATCCCGAACGCCTGACGTCGTACGACGGGCCGGTGCGGCGCTTCTTCGGCTTCTGGAAGAAGGTGGAACGCGAGGTCCTGCAGAGCGCCCCCAGCCCGGACGCCCCCCAGCGCGGCCACCGCTGACCCACCCCGGTCCTGGGGCCGGGTGTTCATCTGGCGGATGCGCCCGCCCGCCGGGGTGGGGGAGACTGCCTGCATGACCGTACCGAATGCCGATCTGCGCGCCACGTACGCCTGGGCCCGCGTGGGCCGCGAGCGCCTGCTGACGTGGCTGGAATCCCTGCCCGGGGGCGTGTACACCCTGGAACGTCCGGACTTCGCGTTCGGCAGCCTGCGGAACGTGCAGGTGCACGTCGCGGACTGCTACCGCGTGTGGCTTGCGGCGCGTGGTCTGGGCGAGACCGTCGTGCGGCTCGACCCGGGCGCGTTGCCGGACGTGGCGGCCCTGCGTGCCGTCTACGCGGACGTGGACGCCCTGGTGGACCGGGCGCTGAACGCCTTCACGCAGCCGGACGAGCCGCGCCGCGTGCCCTTCGGGGACCGGGAGCTGGAGGTCACGGGCCGCTGGCTTTTCATGCATCCCCTGACGCACGAGTTCCATCACAAGGGCCAGCTCCTGACGATGGGGCGCGTGCTGGGCTTCCCGTACCCGGCGGGGCCGGACACGGACCTGGGCCTGCCGGAGGAAGCGGCGGCGTGGCTGAGTTCTTGAACGTCCTGAACATCCCGGTGGACCCCGCGCTGCTGGCGGCGTGGTGCGGCTGGCTGGCCCCGGCGCGGCAGCCGTTCTACCTGACCGGGGCTGAAGCGGACGCGCTGGGCCTGGAGGCGCTGGGGCTGGACACGGTGCCGCGCGCCGGGCTGACCCTGACCCCCGAGGAACGCGACACCATCACCGAGTGGACCATCTCTGCGCTGGCGGACCGGGTGGCGTGGCTGACCCTGGCGGACGTGGACGCCCTGCCGCCCGGGTCCCGCCGGGCACTGCTGCGCGCGCAGGTGCGCCACGGGCGGGGCAACGTCCCATTGGGCCGCGCCTTCCCGGAGCTGGGCCTGCCGCCGGGCCGGTTTCTGTGGCGGCCCGAGCAGCTGACCGCCGGGGTGCTGGCGCGGGTCGTCGCGGCGCCTGGCGTGCCCTGCCAGCGCTTGGAGGTCCCGCTGGAGGTGTGGCGCGCGGCGCAGGAGGTGCTGCCGGGCGCGCGGGCGCTGGCAGGTTCGTTCCCGCAGGGCAGCGCGGGGAACTGCTTTGGGACCGTGATGGGCGCGGCGGGGACCAGGGGCGCGGCGGCCGAGTGGATGCAGCGCGAGCCGTTCGAGGCCTTCCTGCACGCCCGCACCCGGCCCGGCGGGCGGGACGATCAGCCGGGTACGGTGCTGCTGTGGCGATCCAGCAATGGGCTGGCGCAGCATGCCGCTGTGACGCTGGGCGGCGGCTGGGCGCTGCACAAGGCCGCGCAGACGTGGTGGACGCCGCGCGTGGTGCTGCCCACCGCCACCCTGATCCGCGTGAGCCGCTCGGCGGGCTGGCGGCTCTCACGCCGTCACCTGCTGGCCTGAGCGGCTCTGGTAGCCTGCGGGCATGACTCACCCGAACTGGGCGGCGCTGACCGAGGACGACACGCAGCCGTGGGAGACCCTGGATTCACGTCAGCTTGTGTCGGGGTTCCGCACCGTGTTCGAGGACCGCGTGCGCCTGCCCAGCGGTGTGGAGACCACCTACCAGTACCGCCCGCGCGGGCCGCGCGCGGTGTTCGTGCTGCCTGTCACCCCGCAGGGTGAGGCGGTGATGATCCGCCAGTACCGGTACCCGCTGCGCGCCACCGTCACCGAGGTTGTCGCGGGCGGCGTGGAACGCGGCGAGGAGCTGCTCGGGGCGGCCCAGCGGGAACTGCTGGAGGAGGTGGGCGGCGCGGCCGCCGAGTGGGTGGCGCTGCCCGGGTTCTACCCGCAGCCGAGCATCAGCGGCGTGATCTTCTACCCGTTCCTGGCGCTGGGCGTCACGCTGGGTGACATGCACCACGAGGACACCGAGACCATCGAGCGCGTGACCTTGCCCCTGGCCGAGGCGTACCGCCGCCTGGATGCCGGGGAGATCCTGGATGGCCCCAGCAGCCTGACCCTGTGGCACGCGCGCGCCGTGCTGGCCGGGCGGGGCCTCCTCTGACCGTGGCTGTCCCGGATCTGCCCGCGCCATTCACGACCCTGGCCGGACCGCACCGGTTTGACGCGGTCATCGAGAACAGCGAGTTCTTGGCCTTCGCGGACCGCGCCGACACGCCCGGCGATGCCCTGGCGCAGCTGGCGGCACTCCGGGCGCGCTACCCGGTCGCCACGCATCACTGCTGGGCGTACCGCATTGGGGCGGCGTACCGCTTTGGTGATGACGGCGAGCCGGGCGGCACGGCCGGCGCCCCGATCCTGCGGGCCATCGAGGGCCAGGGTGTGGATCACGTGATGGTCATCGTCGTCCGCTTCTACGGCGGCGTGAAACTGGGCACCGGCGGGCTGGTCCGCGCGTACGGGGGCAGCGCCGCCGAGTGCCTGCGCACCGCCGCGCGTCTCCAGGTCCGCCCGCGCCGCACCGTCCGCGTCGCCGTGCCGTTCGACGCGGTCGGCGGGCTGTACCACTTGCTGGGCACCTGGGACGTCACGCGCGGCGAGGAGGCGTACACGGCGGGCGGCGTGGAACTCGACGTGCACCTGTACCCCGAGGACACGGACGCCTTCGCGGCGGCCCTGCGGGACGCGACGCGTGGCGCGGCGGTGACCGACCTTGACTGACGCGCCCCCCCGGCCCACGCCCGCGCTGACCACGCTGGGCGGCCTGAACCTGCGCGGCTTCCGCAAGGTCAAATCCCTGCTGCTGCTCGTGTACGTCGCATTCGAAGGCCCCACGCCGCGCCGCACCCTGGCGACCCTGCTGTGGCCGGGCGCCGCCCGACCGGAAGGGAGCCTGCGCGTCGCCCTGCACGCCCTGCGCGAGGTGCACCCGGACGCGCTGGGCGGCGAGGACCGCCTGACCACTCCTGTGACCAGCGACGCGGTCCAGCTCCTGACCCTGCGCGGCGAGGCCGCCTGGGCCGCCTACCCCGGCCCGTTCCTGCACGGCGTGCCCCTGAGTGGCGTGTCCGCCGAGTTCGAGGAATGGGTCGAGTCGCAGCGCGAACGCCTCGCGCGGCACGTGCAGGAAGAGGCGCTGCGGGCCGCCGAGACGGCCGAACCTGGCCGCGCCGCCACCTGGGCCGAACGCGCCTACCGCACCCCCGCCGCCCCACCCCCCGAACCGGACCTGCTGCGCCGCCTGCTGCCCCTCACGCTGCCCGGCTCGCCCCTGGAAGCCGAGGTGCGCGCCGAACTGAGCGAAGTCGAAGCCGCCGCACCCACCCCAGCCTCCACGCCCCGCTCAGGTGCGCGCATGCTGGGCCGCGAGGCAGAACTCGCCGCGCTGCTCGCCCGGACCCTCACCCCGACCCCCGAACAGCCGGGCGGCGTGGCCCTCATCACTGGGCCCGGCGGCATCGGCAAGTCCACCCTCACCCGCGAACTCCTGCGGGAACTCACGCGCCTGGACCGCCCCGTCACCCTGGTCGACGCCGAGGGCGCCTCCAGCCCCGCTGAACTCAGCGCCCGCATCGCCGCCGCCCTCACGCCCGGGGAGGCCGCCCCGCCCACCCTGGCCGCCCTCGCCGCCCGCATCCCCCCGCGCTCAACGGTCCTGCTCGACGGTGCGGACGCCCTCCCGGAACTACCAGACCTCCTCAGCAGCCTGCGCCGCGACCTGCCCGGCGTGCACTGGGTGATCAGCAGCCGCCGCAGCCCCCCTGGACTCCTGACGCCCGGCGACCTCCTCCTGCCCCTCGCGGGCCTCCCGCAGGCCCCACCGGAAGCGGACCTCGCCCAGATCGCCGCGAGCAGCGCCACGCAACTCTTCCTGCGCGAAGCCGCCCGCACCCGCCGCGACCTCACCCTCACTGCCGGGAACGCCGCCCTGATCGCCGGCCTCACCCGCCGCCTCCAGGGCCACCCCCTCGCCCTGGCCCTGGCCGCCTCATGGCTGCGCGTCGAGACCCTCGACGCCGTGTACACCCGCGTACTGACCGAAGCCGCCCAGCTCACCCCGGAAGGCGGCGGCAGCGACGGACGGCGCGGCCTGAACGCCGTCGCCCGCCGCTCCTGGGACCTCCTCACCCCGGACCAGCAACACGCGGCGCTG comes from Deinococcus radiotolerans and encodes:
- a CDS encoding NUDIX domain-containing protein, which translates into the protein MTHPNWAALTEDDTQPWETLDSRQLVSGFRTVFEDRVRLPSGVETTYQYRPRGPRAVFVLPVTPQGEAVMIRQYRYPLRATVTEVVAGGVERGEELLGAAQRELLEEVGGAAAEWVALPGFYPQPSISGVIFYPFLALGVTLGDMHHEDTETIERVTLPLAEAYRRLDAGEILDGPSSLTLWHARAVLAGRGLL
- a CDS encoding IMPACT family protein gives rise to the protein MAVPDLPAPFTTLAGPHRFDAVIENSEFLAFADRADTPGDALAQLAALRARYPVATHHCWAYRIGAAYRFGDDGEPGGTAGAPILRAIEGQGVDHVMVIVVRFYGGVKLGTGGLVRAYGGSAAECLRTAARLQVRPRRTVRVAVPFDAVGGLYHLLGTWDVTRGEEAYTAGGVELDVHLYPEDTDAFAAALRDATRGAAVTDLD
- a CDS encoding ATP-binding protein, encoding MTDAPPRPTPALTTLGGLNLRGFRKVKSLLLLVYVAFEGPTPRRTLATLLWPGAARPEGSLRVALHALREVHPDALGGEDRLTTPVTSDAVQLLTLRGEAAWAAYPGPFLHGVPLSGVSAEFEEWVESQRERLARHVQEEALRAAETAEPGRAATWAERAYRTPAAPPPEPDLLRRLLPLTLPGSPLEAEVRAELSEVEAAAPTPASTPRSGARMLGREAELAALLARTLTPTPEQPGGVALITGPGGIGKSTLTRELLRELTRLDRPVTLVDAEGASSPAELSARIAAALTPGEAAPPTLAALAARIPPRSTVLLDGADALPELPDLLSSLRRDLPGVHWVISSRRSPPGLLTPGDLLLPLAGLPQAPPEADLAQIAASSATQLFLREAARTRRDLTLTAGNAALIAGLTRRLQGHPLALALAASWLRVETLDAVYTRVLTEAAQLTPEGGGSDGRRGLNAVARRSWDLLTPDQQHAALRLTVPTDLDPADAPHLGVPAHLIDELLTHNFLEAHQPGTERLRLYPALRGLLTEQAAAHPGLIAQARADHARHYLTWFTAQAPEAPQVDAERDNITAALHAALERGEATAAQIDHFLAHHDRRGLHSSGTDTFAALADAAEDARAPESVQAAAQIASMWLAFRANRLLDAQTLAGHFLAGPLAANPASRMKVLNTLSAVRGVQGKIQSAVDLLEQAVTLSERLGDRTRELYYRLNLLTYLTFLGNAAELQQLLTTLEAQLPQLPEATAWQVRQAALGVRLHLPGTDDDRERLLAEAEALVIAGRTLHIQALESEGHEGRTRLALLLRRWRQAEDWLKAWRAHLIASGDVIDQPSLFLIESELHYARGRARQGRRSALLALRGAERTGNPWILLELLKLTARDLHACDPERLLVWVQQAAAAPNIHSQQRAHMKQALYEMYGQQPAEQGADLAFPALRLWLTEHLDGS
- a CDS encoding DinB family protein yields the protein MTVPNADLRATYAWARVGRERLLTWLESLPGGVYTLERPDFAFGSLRNVQVHVADCYRVWLAARGLGETVVRLDPGALPDVAALRAVYADVDALVDRALNAFTQPDEPRRVPFGDRELEVTGRWLFMHPLTHEFHHKGQLLTMGRVLGFPYPAGPDTDLGLPEEAAAWLSS